The following proteins are encoded in a genomic region of Bernardetia sp. MNP-M8:
- a CDS encoding vWA domain-containing protein: MLNSNQKTHKVFNLIILDESGSMNSIKETIISGFNEVVQTVKGVAEQYPEQGHFISLVTFNSLHTKTLLENESVEKLNEIDKTKYNPTAGTPLFDAMGNSISQLRKITQTHSEYNVLVTILTDGEENSSKEFNGATIKKMVEELKQENWTFTYIGANHDVEAFAATISITNTMKFEANTQDIKKMFSKEKASRMKYSAKIRNNEDTKDDFYS; this comes from the coding sequence ATGTTAAATTCAAATCAGAAAACACACAAAGTATTCAATCTTATTATTCTTGATGAGAGTGGTTCGATGAATTCTATCAAAGAAACTATTATTAGTGGTTTTAATGAAGTTGTCCAGACTGTAAAAGGAGTTGCTGAGCAGTATCCAGAGCAAGGTCATTTTATTAGTCTTGTTACCTTCAATTCTTTGCATACAAAAACACTTTTAGAAAATGAAAGTGTAGAAAAACTAAATGAAATTGACAAGACAAAATACAACCCAACAGCAGGAACGCCCCTTTTTGATGCTATGGGAAACAGTATTTCGCAGCTTCGAAAAATAACTCAAACACATTCAGAGTATAATGTTTTGGTTACAATCTTGACAGACGGAGAAGAAAATTCATCAAAAGAATTCAATGGAGCAACCATCAAAAAAATGGTTGAGGAGTTAAAACAAGAAAACTGGACATTTACCTATATTGGAGCAAATCACGATGTAGAAGCATTTGCAGCTACAATTTCTATTACTAATACAATGAAATTTGAGGCAAATACGCAAGACATTAAAAAAATGTTTAGCAAAGAAAAAGCATCACGTATGAAATATAGTGCAAAGATTAGAAATAACGAAGATACAAAAGATGATTTTTATAGTTAA